Within the Paenibacillus sp. AN1007 genome, the region CAAAAGAATTTATGGAGCAGCGAAGAGAAATGAACAGCATCCCTTACGAAGTACCTACCAAACTTAAACATAAGTATAATATAACGAAGGAACGCAGCCTCCCGGTAGATACGTATGTGTTGAAATCTGATTCACAATCGGACCATCGGATCGTTCTATATTTGCCTGGCGGAGGATATGTTGAGCAGCCCTTGACATGGCATTGGCATTTTTTGAATCAACTGAGGAAGCAGTTACATTGTACGGTGTACGTTCCTGTTTACCCTAAAGCACCGGACTATCAGTATATGGATGCGATTGAGAGTGTACTCATGGTTTATCAGCATCTATTAAAAATAGCTAAACCCGAAAACATCGTCATCATGGGTGACTCTGCAGGTGGTGGCCTGTCACTAGCCTTTGCGCAGTATTTATTAGAACAAGGACTGCCGCAGCCCAAGGACATTATTCTGTTGTCACCGTGGCTTGATATAACATTAAGCAATCCGGCAGTACTCGCCATGATCGATAAAGAACCTATGTTGAACTGGGATATGCTGGTCGAGGCCGGGAAAAGATACGCCGGTGAAACTCCGCGCTCCCATTACTTGGTCAGCCCCATCCATGGAGAGATTAAAAATTTGGGTAAAATTTCATTATTTATTGGAACACATGAATTTTTCCTTCCGGATGCCCGCAAATTCAAAGAAAAAGCAGCCCGCCAATTCGTTGATATCAACTATTTCGAGTATCCAAAAATGAATCATGTCTTCCCCGTATTTCCTATACCAGAAGCCAAAAAGGCACTTGGACAGATTGTTGAGATTATTAATAGGCAGATATTGTGATCACTAACAATTAGGTGCTGCAGTTCCTTGCAAATATTTACGAAGAGCACAGAAAAAAGCCGCTGTAGAGCGGCTTTTTCGGATGCTTCGCGCAGTTCCCGTAGGTATTCCTTTTCCAATCAATTCCAATATCTAACATTTCTATTCCGCTTATTGATCCAGCGCAGCCAAGCGGGTGGAGGGGTGAATGCTGCGAATGAGCAGGATTCCGTCATACTGATCTCGGGGAATCATTTTCTCATCCAATACTCCCCATGCCTTGACAGTACGAGGTGTATACATCCATTCGGTCGCTGGATTTAACTCTTCGTCTCTCATGTTGATAAATCGGGCCGCACCCATGTCCGTTCCCACAATATCCTCAAGACTGCCCTTCTCATGAGGGAGAACTTTCTCCTCTACCCCGTTGTTTTTCTTCGAACTTCCTTCTTGGGCAAATAACCCGATTACATAATTTGCCTGTTTGAGGGAGTAAGGCAGCAGCTCTCCCATCGTCGGATAAGGATTGTGGTCAAAATCGTACCCGTTATGCTCTGTAATCATCGTCGAATTGTTTTTACGTATGTGATAGTTATGACCCCATATGATTATTTTCTCGTTTGGATAGACATTTTCAGCAAGCCAAGTAAGGTTACCGGCCATGACGCGGTCTCGTTCATAACTCGCCATTTGTAACTGTTTCTCAGGGTCAATTCCGGCAAACATCTTAACGATGTGAGGATGATAGTTATCCAGCATATCCAAGCGGTTTTGTAACACACGCTCAATCAAAGGCACGAGGTTGGTCTGATCGGCCTCAGCTTGATTCAATTCATCTCGGTGTTCTCGTACGAATTGTTGAAGAGCTTGATACTTTTCTTTGATCTTCTTTTTTTGCTGATTAAAATCATCGATTTGGTTAATCTTGTTCATTTCCTTATACCACTGCTCCGTCTGGGCAAAGGCTTTGGCTTTACCTGGATCTACTTGGTTGAACCAATGCTGAATATAAGTAATAAAAGAATGGTCTGCGCCTTGAGAGTCAAAACCAGTCAGGATTAGCGGATGATCGGTTTTACTCTGCTGCGCGATGTATTCGAACAGCGGCAAGTTCTCTTGTACCTGCCATACGCCATAGATGGAGCTTTTCATAAATTGTTCTGTTGTCATATGATGTCTCTGTGCATACGCCACAGCACTATCCGAAAGATTAGACTCGAATGCAATCACGTTATAACCTAATTCCTCATGCAGGAATTTGACGAGCCGGACTTTCATCGAATTGTATTCGGATGCCCCATGCGAAGCTTCACCGAGACTGACCATGCGCTTATCCGCTAGAACAGATTTCAGGAAAGTTAAGTCGGTGTAAGAATCATCTTTTTCAGGTTTGACTGATGTTAACGTTTTCGCATTTGAGCGGATATGGTCCTGCCAGGTTAGATCGGATGACATCTGAGTCTCTTGAACCGTTGTAGGCAGTCCTGTCATGTAGGCGGTATCACCAGTACCTGCCATACTTAAGCTGCAGACCGCTGCTGTAGATAATAATACCTGTTTGTACCATGGTTTCATTAGGCTGACACTCCTCTGCTTTGATGGAGTCCAGCATAACATTCCTCGTTTAAAGCCAGTCCACTTGATGTTTAAGGTTAGTTTAAGAATGGAGGGACGAAGATTAAAAATCTTCCGCAGCAATTGAACCTGACATCATCAGTTGTAAAAAATGGGGGAAATCTTCCGCCACTTTTGTAACCTCTTCAAATTCAGGTTCTTCCCCGCGCACAACCGCACCAGTTTCACTGGATAGATCAATGGCATAATAGGAATAACCATCATGAACAGACATCATTATCGGCAGATGCTGATCCCACCAACTCGTGATTTCGGATTTCCACACATCATCGTTTGCAGCTGCTTCGAGGCTGATTAATTCATATTCATTCCAGTGGAATTCCGAATTGGAACTGTTATTGTAGTCAGCCTCGCACAGGAACCAGGTCTGCTCGCTGGTTGACATGCATTGGCTGACCAAACGTAAGAATGAGGCATACTCGTCGGGAATAATCTTGTATCTGGCAATCCATTGTTGATTCAGGTGGAGTTCAGGTTCTGACTTTAGGGTTACCATCCAACCGCTTAATTCAGCCCATGTGATGAAATCCAGAACGACTTTATCCATACAGCACCTTCTCTCTAGGAAGATTATTTCCGTACAATCCAGCGCAGCAGCACCGGTCAAACGTCATCTTTAAAATGGAAATGTTCGTGATGGATCGAATTCATTCCTGCCAGCTTCCCCGTTTTCTTGTGGTAAAATGCAAAGTTTTGATTCAGCGGCAGCTCCAGCAGTTGATAATTGTGGTCGCGGGGTAAAGAATCGATTTCTTTCAAAGCTGCCTCTCTCGTGCTGTACATGCCGATCGGATAGAAATTAGGGAAATGTGCAGATGCCTCTGCTGCGAATATTCCCCAGATGAAATCAGTCAAATGGAGTCAACCCTTTCCTCTGTAATGATCTACCGCCGCCTGCTCAATCGCAAGTCCTTTCGTGTACCGTTCCATAAACCGGGCAAAACCGTTCACATCCGAAATGTCTGGATCTATCCTGATTGCTTCCACGTCATTGAACACTTTCAGGTTGAGGTAATCTGTCAAGCTCTCGTTATTTTCCTTATACATCATGTAGGAAGCCAATACTGCTATACCCCATGCACCGCCCTCACCAGCAGTAGGCATAACAGATACCGGAACGTTAAGTGCAGCTGCGCACATTTTCTGGCCAATTAAGGGCGTTTTGAATAATCCGCCATGTGCCAAGATATGGTCAATCTTTACATCCTCTCTCTCCGTTAAAATGTCCATACCGAGCTTTAATGCGCCAAATGCACTGAACAGATGTGTTCTCATAAAATTAGCGAGTGTAAATCGGCTCTCTGGCGAACGAACAAATAAGGGACGTCCTTGGGTTATGCCAGTAATCTTCTCTCCCGAATAGTAACCATAACTCAGCAAACCGCCGCCATCCGGTTCTGCTTCGAGCGCTTTATTGAACAAAACATGAAATAAGTGACTGGTGTCGGCTTTATATCCCAACGCTTCACAAAATTCATGAAATAATCTGACCCATGCATTAATATCACTAGTGCAGTTGTTGGCAAGAACCATACCTACAGGGCGTCCATCAGGTGTAGTCACCATGTCAATCTCGGGATATACCCCTATATCTTTATCCAGAACAATCATAGCAAAAATTGATGTACCTGCAGATATACTGCCGCTGCATGTCTGAATACTGTTCGCAGCCACCATACCTGTTCCGGCATCCCCTTCCGGAGGACAGAATGGAATACCGGCTTGAAGATCACCATCCGGGTCGAGGAGATTCGCACCAACGTCATGAAGATAACCCGCATGTTCACCAGCTGAATAGACAGAAGGTAGAATGTCTTCAAGCTTCCAGGGGTAATCATTACGGCTAATTAGTTCGTTGAACTGCTCCATCATCTCTTCATTGTATCCTCTTGTCGACCTATTGACCGGGAACATGCCTGAAGCATCCCCCACCCCGATCACTTTACGGCCTGTTAGAAGAAAGTGAATGTAACCCGATAATGTTGTCATATATTTAATGTTCTTTACATGTTCTTCATTGTTTAAGATAGCTTGGTACAGATGCGCAATACTCCAGCGCTCAGGAATTTTATATTGGAATTCCCGGGTTAACGAAGCTGCTGCCGTACTCGTTGTGAGATTACGCCAAGTACGAAATGGAACTAACAATGCTGCTGCTTTATCCAGAACAAGATAACCCTGCATCATGCCGGATATTCCGATAGAACCAATTCTGTGCAGACTCACTCCATAGTTCTTCATAACCTGCTTTTTTAATCGAGCGTACACTTCCTGTAACCCTTGAATCATCTCATGTGCATGATAAGTCCAGTTATGATTAATCCATTGATTTTCCCAATCATAGCTGCTGGAAGCAATGATTTCGAATTCATTATTGATCATAACGGCCTTGATTCGTGTCGATCCAAATTCAATACCAAGCGAGGTGTTACCGCTGACGATCGCTCGTTTCAGATGTTGATCCATTACGTGCGCGCACCACCTTTTGGGAGAGTGATATCATATGAACTGAATAACTTGGTGTGATAATAACATGTTTTGCGGACTTTGTATATTGGATAAACTAAGTTTTGGTATGAAATGCTGCTCACTCTATATCGGGTCTTGTATTAGGTGCACAGATGTGTCGGGGCTGAAAAAGCATTATGGAGGCCGCAGAACAAGCTTGTGGGAAAATTAAACAGGGAGTGAACAAACGGCATAGAAGCAGCAATCGCCGCAAACCTGTGCAAACGGTAGGATGCGGCGATTTGTACTGTGAAGTTGTGTAGTTTTGGTAACTTGCTTCTCAGTTCTTTTGTGGTTCATTACCCCGATGAGCTTCTACAGCTTTTCTTCCCATGTTCATGGACAGCTGTACACTAATCATTAGCAGTACAATGACCAGCATGGCAATAATAGAGATATAAAACTGTCCGCTGAGATCAAAGATCCGTCCTATAACAAGTGGGCCGAAAGCGCCCATGATATAACCTCCCATTTGTGACATGGCTGACCACGTTCCTGCTTCTTCAGGCGTATTTGTTGCCATGATGGGCAGCATCAGCGCTAGCGGAAACAATCCACCAGCACCGATACCGAGAAAAAGCACTGCTGGAAGCATCGGCACTGGTGACAAGAGTAACACAAGACCGATGAGTTCAGACACACTGCACAAGACAAGCCATTGTTTGATCTTCCCGGATCGATTTACAAGATTCGGAATCAATAACGCGACAGGAACTTGAATCAATGTGAATACGGTTAGAAGCAGCGCTGCATGTTGTGAACTGTATCCAAAGCTGAGGGCAATGGGTGAAATCCATGCCGTCAAGCTGTAGAACATGCTGGCCATGAAACCAAAAAACAAGGTAAATTGAATTGCTTTTTTATTACCCAACGGTAATCTGAGACGTTTTATATCGCTTCTGGAAGGTTTGTTTTTTCGAACAAGCCCAATCCAGAAGAATACTGCAATAATCCCCAAAATAGCCCAACAGGACAAAGCAAATGAAAGATTATGCTGACGTTGCGTGTAGATCGGAATGGTCAACCCAGATGCCAGGGCCGCTCCAATTGTCATGGATACGGAGTAAATACTGACTATGCCAGGGTTTGCCGGGAAATACTTTTTAATAAAGCTGGACAACAATGGCCCGGCAAGACTAATACCAATCCCACCGACCAACGCGGTAACGATCAAAATAGTAACCGATTGATCTGCACTGCGGAGTGCAGTGGCGAGTGTAATGAGAAGAAGCGAGATGAAAATAGTTCGCTCCAAACCGAGACGCTGACTTAACGTTGTGGTGGCCGGGGCGAACAGTCCCATGCACAGGACGGGTAATGTAGTCATCAGACTTGCTGTTAATGCGCTGATACCCAGTTCCGTCTGAATCATACTCATCATGGATGCCACAGAAGTGATGATGGGACGCAGATTCAATGCTGCGAAGAACAGAGCTAATACATAAAATATTTTTTTCACCTTTCTCTTCCTCCTGAATCTTGTTGAATTAAATATGAGTATAAAGCCGCCCCATTCATTGATCAATCCAATAAATCGTATTATTATGATAGTAAAATACTATCATTCTGCGAAGGAGAAAAGATGGATACTCGAAATTTAACATATTTTATGGCGGTCTTCGAGCTTCTTCATTTCACGAAGGCGGCAGAACTTCTCGGGATTTCACAGCCTACGTTAAGTCAGCAGATACGTCTGCTTGAGGCTGAAGTGGGTATGCCTCTTTTTGATCGAATTGGCAAAAAAGTGGTTGCAACCGAGGCAGGCAGACTTCTACATCAATACGGTATGAAAATGATTCAGGCTGAAATGGATGCAAAAAGTGCGATTCAAGAGCTGCGATCGGAGAAACGAGGAACTGTTCGACTTGCTGTGTTACCCTCTGATCTTGATTTTCAACTCGTCCCGCTGTTTGTGGAATTCAAGACAAGGTACCCTGACACGAAATTACAGGCTTTCTCAACGATCTATGTACGAGACGAAGTATTAACACATAAAGTGGATCTTGGCATCGGGCTGCGTGGTCCTACCGATAGACGACTCGTGCAGATTCCTTTGGGGAGCGAGCCTTATGAATTATTTGTTCATTCTTCGAGTGATCTTGCGAGTAGACATGAAATAAGCCTTGAAGAATTGACGCAGCTTGCACTGGTCATGTACCCCAAAGGCTATATAGGTAGAGATTTGGTGGATGAGGTTTTCCGGGAACAAGGTTTGGAGTTAACTACGGTGATGGAAGCCGGTTCCGCATCCTCCCTGCTGCAGCTTGTAGCAGCAGGGATCGGTGCGACAATCCAGCCGAGAGAGCTGTTAAAGCAGCATTCGGGCTGGGAAGATATTGTAACGATACCTATTGCGGGTGCCGCACCTGTTCGGCACATGGAACTAAGCTACTATGCAGATCGATTCATCAGTAAAGCGCAGCAGCAGCTAACGGAATGGCTGATCGGATTTTTCAAATCTAGAACGGATTGACTCTCAAACCTCAAACTGAAATCCAGTTCAATTTCACGTTTCAATCGGGGTGATTACTTTATTAGGTACCCACCCCTTCTCGCCTTCTGCAGTGAGTACGAGACTCCATTCATTCAGTTCCAGCTCTTTTTTTACAATCATACCCGGTATAACGTTCAATTCATGCGCAGAGTAGTCCTCTTGAACACTCGCCAAAAGCTCTTCATTAGGTGAACTTAGTATTTGTTTTGGCACCCAGCCGCGCTTTTTAGATTGGACCGCTTCACAAAAAATCCAGTTGGGAAATTGAGTATCTTCCTCCCCATAATGTACAATCTCTCCTCTGGTTAATACAATGGGATCTGGATAATTCGACTGATGTGAATGAATTACTTTATACGGATTCATATGTATTCCCTCCTGCTGTGCCGTGCTGTATTTCACATAAAAGTGTTGTGTGTGGCTAAAGGTATTATATCAAAATGTAACATAACTCTAAATATAAAGTGTTCATTTTCTATAGAGCAGCGCCTAGATTACAGCGAAAATATACGCTAAGCCTTCGGTATTAACGGCTTAGCGTTTTGGGGTTGTTTTAACTTCGATCGTCCAAGTGATACAGCCAGATCGGAGGATGATTCAACTTTCAATGTTTTTCATTAGTCTCCATGTTTAATCTTCGTTATGAACGGTAGGTTGTCCATAAGCGCAGAGGAAGACACGTACACCTTCAGTAATAATACGTTTGGTCTGTGCTTCCTCCAAAGCACCCGTTCCACCCGGTCGATTAAACACCAATAAAAACGTTAATGCAGCAAAGTGTTTTGCTGCCATTTCAGGATCGGGTACATGGAGCAGTCCGGTTTGTCCAAACTCGGTAAACCTCCTAATAAGCTCCTCTTCTGCTGCGTTATCCAGCTTTTCCAAAAACGAGGATGGCAGGTTGTCCGCTTCCACCGTGATCAGACGGATTAAAGCGCTGTAATCCGACGAGCCTTTAGCAGAAGCGACGAATTGTTCGCAGAACAAACACAGCGCCTGTTCCAGATTCTCGAACTTCCTGAGGTAATCTGAAATGCCCTGCTTGATCAGTTCCAGCACTGCCTCACTCGTTTCTTCCGCAACAGCAATCAGTAGGTTCAGTTTGTCCCCATAATAATCATAAACGGTTCGTTTAGACACCCCCGCCCTGGCTGCGACTGCATCAACGCTGGAACGATCAAACCCGTCTGATAGAAATAGATCTCGTGCTGCCGCAATAATTTTAGCTCGTTTCTCTGAAGAGCCTTGGCGTATTTTTTTGTTTTCCGTATTCTCCATCCTGACGTTCCCCCTTATAGGTATAGTATCAAAAATGAGTTCCTCTTTACAAACTACACTGTACGGTGTAGTGTAATTAATGCAGTGCTCTAAATGAATGATCAGGGAGGAATTTATTCATGAAAACTACGCAGTCTGTTGTTGATGTGCTCATTATCGGAGCTGGACCGACAGGGCTTACATTAGCCTGCGACCTTGCTCGCCGCAGCGTCGATCATCGTATTATCGAACGCAGTATTTCGTATAATGCAGCATCTCGTGCCAAAGGAATCCAGCCCCGCTCGCTGGAAGTCGTCGATGATTTGCAGGCTGTTCATTACATTACGGACACAGGTGTCGTAGATTTGCCTGTTCGTTATTATACGGAAGAAGGCCGGAGTGCGGATAAGCGAGCTATAACCGTCTCAGCCAGCGCCGAACTTGAAACACCTTACCCTGATCCGGTCTGGATTGCTCAATTTGATGTAGAAAAAGCGCTGCGCGAACAATATGGGGTACTCGGCGGCCAAGTTGAATTGGGGGTTGAAGCCGTAGGACTTGTACAGGAATTGGATAGTGTTGTGGTAACCGTTAACACACCGCAGGGAGAAGAGCATATTCGAGCTCGTTATGTAGTCGGTGCTGACGGAGGCAAAAGCAATATCCGCAAGTTTATTCATCTGCCACTGGTTGGAAAAACACACGATCAAGAGCGGTGGTATCTTGGCGATGTACGTCTGGAAGGTCTGGATCGTGATCATATTCATATCTGGACTTCCCCCGAGGGAATGATTGGGGTGACACCATTACCGAAATCCGACATTTGGCAGCTTCAGGCTACAATTTCGGCAGAAATTGAGGAACCAGAGGAGCCGTCGCTCGAAGTGTATCAAGCTATGTTTGACCGACGGGCGGGTGCCAGACGAGTTCAGCTCACGGATGCCTCCTGGCTCTCCATCTACAGAATCAACGTAAGAATGGTTGAAACTTACCGCAAAGGCCGAGTTTTCCTCGCTGGCGATGCTGCTCATGTTCATTCCCCGGCTGGCGGTCAAGGCATGAATACGGGGATACAGGATGCGTACAATCTCGGATGGAAGCTGGAAGCCGTTCTGCGTGGAGCGGATAACGCTCTGCTTGACACGTACGATGAGGAGCGGCGTCCTGTTGCACGAGCCGTGCTTGAGGACAGCACCAAAAAGATGGGAGGGGTCTTGGGAACGGCGACTGAACGCGGAGCTTTATCCCGAACGTTAAGCGCCATTTCCGACGATTTGACGACCGGACTGCTTGTTTCCTATCGTTCAAGTTCTCTTACCCGCCCTACTCTTCGCACAATTGCTGCGCGTACAATGCCTGGGGATCGGGCGCCTAACGCCGAGAGTCTGCAAGGCATAGGGTTTGCAGGCAATCTTTTTGACCTGTTTCGAGGGCCGCACTGGACTCTTTTGGCTTTTGTAGACGATACCAATCAGCTCAATTGGAAGAACTTCGCCTACGACGAACTCCATGTGCACTGCATCCTGCCGCCGCATGCACAGGAGACGGCAGGCATCATCGACGCAGCAGGGAATGCTTATCGAATTTACGATGCAGTAAACGAAGAACTTGTATTGATTCGTCCCGACGGTTACATCGCACTGCGCACTTCCATTGCAGACTGTTCATCAATTCTGCAGTACTTGAATTCGATATTATCACCCAAGCTCATCTGAACAGCGACAACGATTTGAACTCTTCATGATCGATATTCCTGACGATAAATAAAGAAGATGGCCCCCTGAAACACCGGAGCCATCTTCTTTGATATTCAAACCATTTTATAACGGAAATAGTCAAAATCAGCATGTTTGCGTGTCCCGCCCAAATCCTGCGCACAAAGACCGATATAAGTCCCGGTGAACCGGATATACTCTGGAGATTCGTCACACAGATGTGTAATATCTGTCCACTCACCCACTTGAATCCAGGAGTAATCCTCGTCCGAGCTGTAGTAAAAACACGCCTGATCATGATCGA harbors:
- a CDS encoding alpha/beta hydrolase, encoding MQEVDIMRSIRSFLVEMLLKMTKQKLDAKEFMEQRREMNSIPYEVPTKLKHKYNITKERSLPVDTYVLKSDSQSDHRIVLYLPGGGYVEQPLTWHWHFLNQLRKQLHCTVYVPVYPKAPDYQYMDAIESVLMVYQHLLKIAKPENIVIMGDSAGGGLSLAFAQYLLEQGLPQPKDIILLSPWLDITLSNPAVLAMIDKEPMLNWDMLVEAGKRYAGETPRSHYLVSPIHGEIKNLGKISLFIGTHEFFLPDARKFKEKAARQFVDINYFEYPKMNHVFPVFPIPEAKKALGQIVEIINRQIL
- a CDS encoding erythromycin esterase family protein, giving the protein MKPWYKQVLLSTAAVCSLSMAGTGDTAYMTGLPTTVQETQMSSDLTWQDHIRSNAKTLTSVKPEKDDSYTDLTFLKSVLADKRMVSLGEASHGASEYNSMKVRLVKFLHEELGYNVIAFESNLSDSAVAYAQRHHMTTEQFMKSSIYGVWQVQENLPLFEYIAQQSKTDHPLILTGFDSQGADHSFITYIQHWFNQVDPGKAKAFAQTEQWYKEMNKINQIDDFNQQKKKIKEKYQALQQFVREHRDELNQAEADQTNLVPLIERVLQNRLDMLDNYHPHIVKMFAGIDPEKQLQMASYERDRVMAGNLTWLAENVYPNEKIIIWGHNYHIRKNNSTMITEHNGYDFDHNPYPTMGELLPYSLKQANYVIGLFAQEGSSKKNNGVEEKVLPHEKGSLEDIVGTDMGAARFINMRDEELNPATEWMYTPRTVKAWGVLDEKMIPRDQYDGILLIRSIHPSTRLAALDQ
- a CDS encoding SMI1/KNR4 family protein codes for the protein MDKVVLDFITWAELSGWMVTLKSEPELHLNQQWIARYKIIPDEYASFLRLVSQCMSTSEQTWFLCEADYNNSSNSEFHWNEYELISLEAAANDDVWKSEITSWWDQHLPIMMSVHDGYSYYAIDLSSETGAVVRGEEPEFEEVTKVAEDFPHFLQLMMSGSIAAEDF
- a CDS encoding FGGY-family carbohydrate kinase, which encodes MDQHLKRAIVSGNTSLGIEFGSTRIKAVMINNEFEIIASSSYDWENQWINHNWTYHAHEMIQGLQEVYARLKKQVMKNYGVSLHRIGSIGISGMMQGYLVLDKAAALLVPFRTWRNLTTSTAAASLTREFQYKIPERWSIAHLYQAILNNEEHVKNIKYMTTLSGYIHFLLTGRKVIGVGDASGMFPVNRSTRGYNEEMMEQFNELISRNDYPWKLEDILPSVYSAGEHAGYLHDVGANLLDPDGDLQAGIPFCPPEGDAGTGMVAANSIQTCSGSISAGTSIFAMIVLDKDIGVYPEIDMVTTPDGRPVGMVLANNCTSDINAWVRLFHEFCEALGYKADTSHLFHVLFNKALEAEPDGGGLLSYGYYSGEKITGITQGRPLFVRSPESRFTLANFMRTHLFSAFGALKLGMDILTEREDVKIDHILAHGGLFKTPLIGQKMCAAALNVPVSVMPTAGEGGAWGIAVLASYMMYKENNESLTDYLNLKVFNDVEAIRIDPDISDVNGFARFMERYTKGLAIEQAAVDHYRGKG
- a CDS encoding MFS transporter, with product MKKIFYVLALFFAALNLRPIITSVASMMSMIQTELGISALTASLMTTLPVLCMGLFAPATTTLSQRLGLERTIFISLLLITLATALRSADQSVTILIVTALVGGIGISLAGPLLSSFIKKYFPANPGIVSIYSVSMTIGAALASGLTIPIYTQRQHNLSFALSCWAILGIIAVFFWIGLVRKNKPSRSDIKRLRLPLGNKKAIQFTLFFGFMASMFYSLTAWISPIALSFGYSSQHAALLLTVFTLIQVPVALLIPNLVNRSGKIKQWLVLCSVSELIGLVLLLSPVPMLPAVLFLGIGAGGLFPLALMLPIMATNTPEEAGTWSAMSQMGGYIMGAFGPLVIGRIFDLSGQFYISIIAMLVIVLLMISVQLSMNMGRKAVEAHRGNEPQKN
- a CDS encoding LysR family transcriptional regulator, which produces MDTRNLTYFMAVFELLHFTKAAELLGISQPTLSQQIRLLEAEVGMPLFDRIGKKVVATEAGRLLHQYGMKMIQAEMDAKSAIQELRSEKRGTVRLAVLPSDLDFQLVPLFVEFKTRYPDTKLQAFSTIYVRDEVLTHKVDLGIGLRGPTDRRLVQIPLGSEPYELFVHSSSDLASRHEISLEELTQLALVMYPKGYIGRDLVDEVFREQGLELTTVMEAGSASSLLQLVAAGIGATIQPRELLKQHSGWEDIVTIPIAGAAPVRHMELSYYADRFISKAQQQLTEWLIGFFKSRTD
- a CDS encoding SH3 domain-containing protein; protein product: MNPYKVIHSHQSNYPDPIVLTRGEIVHYGEEDTQFPNWIFCEAVQSKKRGWVPKQILSSPNEELLASVQEDYSAHELNVIPGMIVKKELELNEWSLVLTAEGEKGWVPNKVITPIET
- a CDS encoding TetR/AcrR family transcriptional regulator; the protein is MENTENKKIRQGSSEKRAKIIAAARDLFLSDGFDRSSVDAVAARAGVSKRTVYDYYGDKLNLLIAVAEETSEAVLELIKQGISDYLRKFENLEQALCLFCEQFVASAKGSSDYSALIRLITVEADNLPSSFLEKLDNAAEEELIRRFTEFGQTGLLHVPDPEMAAKHFAALTFLLVFNRPGGTGALEEAQTKRIITEGVRVFLCAYGQPTVHNED
- a CDS encoding FAD-dependent monooxygenase — translated: MKTTQSVVDVLIIGAGPTGLTLACDLARRSVDHRIIERSISYNAASRAKGIQPRSLEVVDDLQAVHYITDTGVVDLPVRYYTEEGRSADKRAITVSASAELETPYPDPVWIAQFDVEKALREQYGVLGGQVELGVEAVGLVQELDSVVVTVNTPQGEEHIRARYVVGADGGKSNIRKFIHLPLVGKTHDQERWYLGDVRLEGLDRDHIHIWTSPEGMIGVTPLPKSDIWQLQATISAEIEEPEEPSLEVYQAMFDRRAGARRVQLTDASWLSIYRINVRMVETYRKGRVFLAGDAAHVHSPAGGQGMNTGIQDAYNLGWKLEAVLRGADNALLDTYDEERRPVARAVLEDSTKKMGGVLGTATERGALSRTLSAISDDLTTGLLVSYRSSSLTRPTLRTIAARTMPGDRAPNAESLQGIGFAGNLFDLFRGPHWTLLAFVDDTNQLNWKNFAYDELHVHCILPPHAQETAGIIDAAGNAYRIYDAVNEELVLIRPDGYIALRTSIADCSSILQYLNSILSPKLI